The following are encoded in a window of Schistocerca nitens isolate TAMUIC-IGC-003100 chromosome 9, iqSchNite1.1, whole genome shotgun sequence genomic DNA:
- the LOC126202886 gene encoding CDP-diacylglycerol--inositol 3-phosphatidyltransferase, which produces MENVFLFVPNIIGYARIVLAVISFYYMPTNHIIASWCYIISSLLDAIDGHAARYFNQSTKFGAMLDQLTDRCGTMCLIVTLSYFYPQHMFLFQLSITIDIACHWIYLHTSLLQGKASHKFIDLSGNPIMRIYYTSRPVLFFMCAGNEAFYASLYLLYFTEGPVVAGLGLFRIVAYLTAPVAFVKALISLLQGYVACNNLAAIDLQDRQAQLTKEQ; this is translated from the exons ATGGAGAATGTTTTCTTGTTTGTGCCAAACATCATAG GTTATGCAAGAATTGTGCTTGCTGTTATTTCATTTTACTATATGCCTACAAATCACATTATAGCTTCTTGGTGCTACATCATAAGTTCATTGCTTGATGCAATAGATGGACATGCTGCCAGGTATTTTAATCAAA GTACAAAATTTGGAGCCATGCTGGATCAGCTAACAGATCGATGTGGTACAATGTGCCTAATAGTTACATTGAGCTACTTTTACCCACAACACATGTTCTTGTTCCAATTAAGTATAACAATTGACATAGCTTGTCACTGGATATATCTGCACAC gagtcttcttCAAGGAAAAGCGAGTCACAAGTTTATTGACTTGTCTGGTAACCCAATTATGAGAATCTACTACACATCACGTCCTGTTCTGTTCTTTATGTGTGCAGGAAATGAAGCGTTTTATGCTAGTTTGTACCTCTTGTATTTCACTGAAGGTCCTGTAG TTGCAGGCCTGGGTCTCTTCCGTATTGTAGCATATTTAACAGCACCTGTTGCTTTTGTTAAAGCACTTATTTCTCTTCTTCAAGGATATGTAGCATGTAATAATCTGGCGGCAATAGATCTTCAAGATAGACAAGCACAGTTAACAAAAGAACAGTGA